From Ictidomys tridecemlineatus isolate mIctTri1 chromosome 2, mIctTri1.hap1, whole genome shotgun sequence, the proteins below share one genomic window:
- the LOC101958942 gene encoding olfactory receptor 7G2 translates to MEPRNHTAVSEFLLLGLTDDPALQPLLFSLFLSMYLVTILGNLLIILAVSSDSHLHTPMYFFLCSLSINDISLSTTITPKMLVNILRKDQSITYMGCLSQVCFVLVFVGMENCLLAVMAYDRYVAICNPLRYTVIMNPCLCVLLLLFSLFLSTVDALLHSLMILQLSFCTDLKIPHFFCELAPIIKLACSDTFIENILIYISFCIFAGVPLSGIIFSYVHIVSSVLRMPSPEGKHKAFSTCGSHLCVVSLFYGTGFGVYVSSSLTDSPRNSAVASVMYTLVPQMLNPFIYSLRNRDMKEAFRKLL, encoded by the coding sequence ATGGAACCCAGAAACCACACAGCTGTTTCAGAATTCCTTCTCCTGGGACTGACAGATgacccagccctgcagccccttcTCTTCAGCctgttcctgtccatgtacctggtcaccatcctggggaacctgctcatcatcctggccgtcagctctgactcccacctccacacccccatgtacttcttcctctgcAGCCTGTCTATTAATGATATCTCCTTAAGCACAACCATCACCCCCAAGATGTTGGTGAACATCCTGAGAAAGGATCAGAGCATCACCTACATGGGATGCCTCTCTCAGGTCTGCTTTGTATTAGTGTTTGTCGGTATGGAGAATTGTCTCCTTgcagtgatggcctatgaccgctatgtggccatctgcaatCCCCTGAGGTACACAGTCATCATGAACCCCTGCCTGTGTGTCCtgcttttgttgttttccttATTCCTCAGCACTGTGGATGCCCTGCTGCATAGTCTGATGATCCTACAGTTGTCCTTCTGCACAGATTTAAAGATCCCCCACTTCTTCTGTGAACTTGCTCCTATCATCAAGCTGGCCTGTTCTGATACCTTCATTGAGAACATCttgatttatatttcattttgcatcTTTGCTGGTGTTCCTCTCTCTGGGATCATTTTCTCTTACGTTCACATTGTGTCCTCTGTCTTGAGGATGCCATCACCAGAAGGAAAGCATAAAGCCTTTTccacctgtgggtctcacctgTGTGTTGTCTCCTTGTTCTATGGGACAGGATTTGGGGTGTACGTTAGCTCTTCATTAACTGATTCACCCAGGAATTCTGCTGTGGCTTCAGTGATGTACACTCTGGTCCCTCAGATGCTGAACCCCTttatctacagcctgaggaacagggacatGAAGGAGGCCTTCAGAAAACTCCTTTGA
- the LOC101970671 gene encoding olfactory receptor 7G2, with the protein MKFRNQTAVSEFLLLGLTDDPALQPLIFSLFLSMYLVTILGNLLIILAISSDSRLHTPMYFFLSNLSFTDICFSTTTVPKMLVNIQARDQSISYTGCLSQVCFVLIFTILENFLLAVMAFDRYVAICHPLRYTAIMNPHLYIFLLQFSLLISTVDALLHTLMVLRLSFCTDLEIPHFFCELAEVLQLACSDTLINNILVFVAACVFAGVPLLGIIFSYIHIVSSVLRMPSSGGKHKAFSTCGSHLSVVSLFYGTGFGVYISSAVTDSPRKTAVASVMYSVVPQMLNPFIYSLRNRDMKEALGKLIGRIAFPPRCVICFGLHF; encoded by the coding sequence ATGAAATTCAGAAACCAAACAGCTGTTTCAGAATTCCTTCTCCTGGGACTGACAGATgacccagccctgcagcccctcATCTTCAGCctgttcctgtccatgtacctggtcaccatcctggggaacctgctcatcatcctggccatcAGCTCTGACTCCcgcctccacacccccatgtacttcttcctctccaatctCTCCTTCACTGACATCTGTTTCAGCACCACCACAGtccccaagatgctggtgaacatccaAGCACGAGATCAAAGCATATCTTACACAGGCTGCCTCTCCCAGGTCTGCTTTGTCCTGATTTTTACTATCTTGGAAAATTTTCTCCTTGCAGTGATGGCCtttgaccgctatgtggccatttgTCACCCACTGAGGTACACAGCCATCATGAACCCCCACCTCTATATCTTCCTTCTTCAATTCTCTCTGCTCATCAGCACTGTGGATGCTCTCCTTCACACTCTGATGGTGCTGCgcctgtccttctgcacagaccTGGAGATCCCCCATTTCTTCTGTGAACTAGCTGAGGTCCTCCAGCTGGCCTGTTCTGACACCCTTATTAACAACATCCTGGTGTTTGTTGCAGCCTGTGTGTTTGCTGGTGTTCCTCTCTTGGGgatcattttttcatacattcacATTGTATCCTCTGTCTTGAGGATGCCCTCATCAGGAGGAAAGCATAAAGCCTTTTccacctgtgggtctcacctgTCTGTTGTCTCCCTATTCTATGGGACAGGTTTTGGGGTGTACATTAGCTCTGCAGTGACTGACTCCCCCAGGAAGACTGCAGTGGCTTCAGTGATGTACTCTGTGGTCCCTCAGATGCTGAACCCCTTTAtttacagcctgaggaacagagACATGAAGGAGGCCTTGGGGAAGCTCATTGGTAGGATAGCATTTCCTCCAAGATGTGTCATCTGCTTTGGACTTCACTTTTAG
- the LOC144370721 gene encoding olfactory receptor 7G2-like — translation MKPENQSGVSEFLLLGLSEDQELQPFLFGLFLFVYLVTVLGNLLIILAISSDSHLHTPMYFFLSNLSLTDIGFSTSTVPRMLVNIQRQSKSISYAGCLTQVCFVLIFAGMENFLLAAMAYDRYVAICHPLRYTVIMNPRLCVLLILLSLTISMADGLLHSLMLLRLSFCTDLEIPHFFCELDQVIKLACSDTLTNNILVYVVTSVLGGVPLLGIIYSYIKIVSSILRMPSSGGKHKAFSTCGSHLSVVSLFYGTAFGVYISSAVTDSTRKSAVASLMYTVVPQMLNPFIYSLRNRDMKGALRKLIYSTLYFYEINILDFPLE, via the exons ATGAAACCAGAAAACCAATCAGGTGTCTCAGAattcctcctcctgggcctctcAGAGGACCAAGAACTGCAGCCCTTTCTCTTTGGACTGTTCCTGTTCGTGTACCTGGTCACAGTGcttgggaacctgctcatcatcctggccatcagctctgactcccacctccacacccccatgtacttcttcctctccaacctgtctcTCACTGACATCGGTTTCAGCACCAGCACAGTCCCTAGGATGCTGGTGAACATCCAGAGACAGAGCAAGAGCATCAGTTACGCAGGCTGCCTCACCCAGGTCTGCTTTGTCCTGATCTTTGCTGGGATGGAAAACTTTCTCCTTGCAGCAATGGCTTATGACCGTTACGTGGCCATCTGCCATCCCCTGAGGTACACAGTCATCATGAACCCCCGCCTGTGTGTCCTGCTGATTCTCTTGTCCTTGACCATCAGCATGGCAGATGGCCTCCTGCACAGTCTGATGTTGCTgcgactgtccttctgcacagaccTGGAGATCCCCCACTTCTTCTGTGAACTTGATCAGGTCATCAAGCTGGCCTGTTCCGACACCCTCACTAACAACATCCTGGTATATGTAGTGACTAGCGTTTTAGGTGGTGTTCCTCTCCTTGGAATTATTTACTCTTACATCAAAATAGTCTCCTCTATTCTGAGGATGCCATCATCTGGGGGAAAGCATAAAGCCTTTTccacctgtgggtctcacctgTCTGTTGTCTCCTTGTTCTATGGGACAGCTTTTGGGGTCTACATTAGCTCTGCAGTGACAGATTCAACCAGAAAGAGTGCAGTAGCTTCACTGATGTACACTGTGGTCCCTCAGATGCTGAACCCCTttatctacagcctgaggaacagagACATGAAGGGGGCCTTGAGGAAACTCAT CTATTCCactctctatttctatgagatcaaTATTTTAGATTTCCCCCTTgaatga